A single region of the Candidatus Sungiibacteriota bacterium genome encodes:
- a CDS encoding glycosyltransferase family 39 protein: protein MAKTLRYTLVAILIIAALLRFWGISGGDVTNDEVFYAFRAIGLMDFDHAEFQTTPWEWFDPGIPGWAKISFHDHPPLVFLVQHVFIKLLGENPIAFRLPSALLGVASVYLLYLLGTLLFSRSAGLVGAAILAVTVNNVALSRMGLQEPYVIFFMLLTLYFFLKGLRQDRYFLWSGIFLGLGLLTKYNTFILAPILFSYLLFFRRDLIFNKYLWLGGLAAFIFFSPVIFYNFKMYQATGHFDFQFSYILDQDVPEWHDAPGKKIGTLAERVKDFLPFIFYTNSWSTLLLFGASFPAFLGALLKKSKETWQKFAVPLLFLFWLIVLIVGFIGLSFRFVSMLTPFMALFLAVPLSRIIKGIRERFRVSVTAVAGAVVLLLLFLFEIFYSVNSQLIEYPRGPQNLLWSSIRYENYNWGYDDLGRYFKKEFEGRMPAFVFDMQYKFLEELRDRVLKKEAARDQARYPAVIIHYGNLDDGAKLWNLDRLMTYHGWPVLSLKDYFLLQKEKGSDFFIKSGFKYYYFVWQTNIVVGEEFRSLVEGGTPNVITNKRGDRAFVVYKKVLEGK from the coding sequence GTGGCTAAAACCTTACGTTATACTTTAGTTGCTATTTTAATTATTGCCGCTCTGCTTCGTTTTTGGGGCATATCCGGGGGTGATGTTACCAACGATGAAGTATTTTATGCTTTTCGGGCGATCGGGCTAATGGATTTTGATCACGCTGAATTTCAGACCACGCCTTGGGAGTGGTTTGACCCCGGTATTCCGGGCTGGGCCAAAATTTCTTTTCATGACCACCCCCCGCTTGTATTTCTTGTGCAGCACGTTTTTATAAAGTTACTGGGGGAAAATCCCATTGCTTTTCGTCTCCCTTCTGCGCTTCTCGGCGTAGCGTCAGTTTATCTATTATATCTTTTAGGTACGCTACTTTTTTCACGTAGTGCGGGTTTGGTTGGGGCAGCGATTCTCGCCGTTACCGTAAATAACGTGGCTCTGTCGCGTATGGGACTGCAGGAACCATATGTGATTTTCTTCATGCTGCTTACCCTTTATTTTTTCCTGAAAGGTTTAAGACAAGACCGCTACTTTCTTTGGAGCGGTATTTTCTTGGGACTAGGCCTTCTTACAAAATACAACACTTTTATTCTGGCCCCGATTTTATTTTCTTATTTATTATTTTTCCGACGGGACCTGATTTTTAACAAATACTTATGGTTAGGGGGGCTCGCCGCCTTTATATTTTTTAGTCCGGTGATTTTTTACAATTTTAAAATGTATCAAGCCACCGGACATTTTGATTTTCAATTTTCTTATATTTTGGATCAGGATGTTCCGGAATGGCATGATGCTCCGGGCAAAAAGATTGGAACTCTCGCAGAGAGGGTAAAAGATTTTCTGCCGTTTATTTTTTACACAAATTCCTGGAGCACTCTTTTGCTTTTTGGCGCCTCATTCCCTGCTTTTTTGGGGGCGCTTTTGAAGAAATCCAAAGAAACATGGCAGAAATTTGCCGTGCCTCTTTTGTTCCTTTTTTGGTTGATAGTACTTATAGTGGGCTTTATTGGTCTTTCCTTTCGCTTTGTCAGCATGCTGACGCCCTTTATGGCTCTTTTTTTAGCCGTGCCGCTTTCCCGGATAATAAAAGGGATAAGGGAGCGATTTAGAGTTTCTGTGACGGCGGTGGCCGGGGCGGTCGTTCTTTTACTTCTGTTTCTTTTTGAAATTTTTTATTCAGTCAACAGCCAGTTGATTGAATATCCTCGCGGTCCGCAAAATTTATTGTGGTCATCCATACGGTACGAAAATTATAATTGGGGCTATGATGATCTGGGTAGGTACTTTAAAAAAGAGTTTGAAGGCCGGATGCCCGCTTTTGTTTTTGATATGCAGTATAAGTTTCTGGAAGAGCTAAGAGACCGGGTTTTAAAAAAAGAAGCAGCGAGGGATCAGGCGCGCTATCCGGCTGTTATAATTCATTACGGGAATTTAGACGATGGCGCTAAACTATGGAATCTAGACCGACTTATGACCTATCACGGCTGGCCGGTGCTAAGTCTGAAAGACTACTTTCTGTTGCAGAAAGAGAAAGGGTCTGACTTTTTTATCAAAAGCGGATTTAAGTATTATTATTTTGTGTGGCAGACTAATATTGTTGTTGGAGAGGAATTCCGTTCTTTGGTGGAAGGCGGCACCCCGAATGTAATTACCAATAAGCGTGGGGACCGGGCTTTTGTTGTGTACAAGAAAGTCTTAGAAGGAAAATGA
- a CDS encoding methionyl-tRNA formyltransferase: MEPKNIKIVFWGTPEFALPSLEALIKNGYSVAAVITNPDEPIGRSQIITPPPAKVLAQKHKIHVFQPEKLNAETFRNELPEADLFIVAAYGKIIPKDILEIPRYGALNIHPSLLPRWRGPSPIQYTILHGDKETGVTIIKIDELMDHGPIVANYKLLASLKLRRSGQVTNYKITCRELQNKLAEIGAELLIETVPKWIRGEITPMPQDDSQATYSKILKKDDGRINWSRPAEEIERMIRAFNPWPGTWTIWPSREKISRLRIEEAETAQDEAPAGTPGFVWQTGQKLFVKTGHQNLEIKKLTLEGKKSLVVQDFLRGHPEIAGEVLI; encoded by the coding sequence ATGGAACCAAAAAACATTAAAATTGTTTTTTGGGGCACGCCGGAATTTGCGTTACCTTCACTTGAGGCGCTAATTAAAAATGGTTACAGCGTCGCGGCCGTCATTACCAATCCGGACGAACCCATAGGGAGAAGCCAAATTATTACTCCCCCGCCGGCAAAAGTCTTGGCCCAAAAACATAAAATTCACGTTTTTCAGCCGGAAAAACTAAACGCGGAAACTTTTAGAAATGAGCTCCCCGAAGCTGACCTTTTTATTGTGGCCGCTTACGGCAAAATTATTCCAAAAGATATTCTCGAAATTCCACGCTACGGCGCCCTGAATATCCACCCCTCTTTGCTTCCCCGTTGGCGAGGGCCTTCACCAATACAATACACAATTTTGCACGGCGACAAAGAAACCGGCGTGACTATTATAAAAATTGATGAACTAATGGATCACGGACCAATTGTCGCAAATTACAAATTACTCGCTTCGCTCAAGCTTCGGCGGAGCGGGCAAGTTACAAATTATAAAATAACCTGTCGGGAACTTCAAAATAAACTTGCAGAAATAGGCGCGGAGCTCCTTATAGAAACAGTGCCCAAATGGATTCGGGGTGAAATTACGCCCATGCCGCAGGATGACTCCCAAGCAACCTATTCCAAAATTTTGAAAAAAGATGATGGCCGAATTAACTGGTCCCGGCCCGCAGAAGAAATTGAGCGTATGATCCGCGCGTTCAATCCTTGGCCCGGGACTTGGACTATTTGGCCTTCCCGCGAAAAAATATCGCGCCTAAGAATTGAAGAAGCAGAAACAGCCCAGGATGAGGCGCCGGCAGGGACGCCCGGCTTTGTCTGGCAGACGGGACAGAAGCTTTTTGTTAAGACCGGCCATCAAAATCTGGAAATAAAAAAACTCACCCTTGAGGGTAAAAAATCTCTTGTTGTACAAGACTTTTTACGAGGACATCCGGAAATTGCCGGGGAAGTTTTAATCTAA
- a CDS encoding peptide deformylase codes for MEKTTPIVKEPSRVLRRKATEIPVGGIPTSRVQRLISQMKEALKNTPDGVGLAAPQVGESLRIFIVSGEAEEIDKAEKKGWQRSKADSVSQKSEPPYEKRDWKYYVFINPAVKKASSTKIEGPEGCLSVPGKYGAVQRHEKITVEAYDEQGKKITRGASRFFARVMQHELDHLEGILFIDKAENITDANRYGTKKH; via the coding sequence GTGGAAAAAACAACTCCCATCGTAAAAGAACCGAGTAGGGTCCTACGAAGAAAAGCCACAGAAATACCTGTTGGCGGCATTCCCACTTCCCGCGTCCAACGTCTAATCTCCCAAATGAAAGAGGCGCTCAAAAATACTCCTGATGGAGTGGGACTGGCTGCGCCGCAAGTCGGAGAATCGTTGCGGATTTTTATTGTATCCGGGGAGGCCGAAGAAATTGATAAGGCGGAAAAAAAGGGCTGGCAAAGAAGCAAAGCCGACAGTGTCTCCCAAAAAAGTGAGCCGCCATATGAAAAACGCGACTGGAAATATTATGTTTTTATAAATCCTGCAGTTAAAAAAGCCTCTTCAACTAAAATTGAAGGTCCCGAAGGCTGTCTTTCTGTGCCCGGAAAATATGGAGCTGTCCAGAGGCACGAAAAAATCACGGTTGAGGCCTACGATGAGCAAGGAAAAAAAATTACCCGCGGCGCCTCCAGATTTTTCGCGCGGGTTATGCAGCACGAACTGGATCATCTTGAGGGAATTCTTTTTATTGATAAAGCAGAAAACATAACAGATGCCAATCGGTATGGAACCAAAAAACATTAA